From the genome of Paludisphaera mucosa:
GGCGAACGTCGCCGGCCCCGGTCGTCCCCGTTCAGGCGGCTTCCGATTCGAGCAGCTTTTTGAGGTTCGAGGCGGCGTCGCGCGTCTGCTTGCCCAACCCCAGGCGGATGAGCGGCGACATGAGCTTGCCGGCCCAGGTCTTGGGCGTGATCTCGATGACGTGCGAGGTCAGCGCGCCCTCGGGCGCGGCGGCGACCCTCAGGTCGACCGAGACGTCGAAAGCGGCGTCGCCGTACTTGCAGTGGAGACGCTCGCCGGGCGTCCGCGCCAGGATCTCGCCCGCCATCTCGCCCTGTTTGCCGCCCTGCGTGTAGACGTAGTGCAGCTTGTCGCCCGGGGCGTTCGGGCCCGGGCCGACCTTCTCCAGGCTCACGCAGGGGGGCAGCCATTTCGCC
Proteins encoded in this window:
- a CDS encoding SRPBCC family protein, with the protein product MSIRYEHTEIVRVTPERAFAVIDDLPITAKWLPPCVSLEKVGPGPNAPGDKLHYVYTQGGKQGEMAGEILARTPGERLHCKYGDAAFDVSVDLRVAAAPEGALTSHVIEITPKTWAGKLMSPLIRLGLGKQTRDAASNLKKLLESEAA